The Salinibaculum sp. SYNS191 genome has a window encoding:
- a CDS encoding VirB4 family type IV secretion system protein has translation MESESESESESEAEAETGTGFSTKDGQFTISHEPSEAPLDSIPDIHKTVVTPSTITRKPDAIRTGSQWTRSLWVGEYPDAPMDGLFENLYSTAETRSTDISMHIRPRNTQATLSSLENKIEDLQADFEYLSEKHRAGARGIKKDLEDHQDMYDVLRNTSMKAFDTSMYLTVRGDTREEIPSEGVVNTAQRSPANLTPVTPRWSQLETLISASPVGVNRLNESLDATTPMLGGAVGAMFPFVAGAVAEPGIEYGTYALNESPLILDRFNRETGYCTMVIGKLGAGKSFSTKLQLVRRAMYDDETLLIMLDPLAGFAGVNDVLGGERITVGGTRGFNPLELQPTPTDILKAAPDLDPWGEQIAWVMTFFDTFFAHVANNPLSEQKQTLRRAIQQAYENQGITRDPATHDRESPTVRDVISVLEDMLADPASFGYATAGEQESVKDDAQSLLKDLRPSFREDGDLANLAEATEFDFDSNVMYLDLHQEEGARGRTETSLMMSVLFNAVYERAKQTEKRVIFVIDEAHYLMNDATSLEFLETAVRHSRHYDLSLHFITQTGGEFALTPEARTIASLCSMTLIHRVDEEAEKLAEWFGLSEREVNWVRTAKAGNDEDQYSEGLLGIDEEGWFPLRIRASAFEAAVISGEERIEGTSATPTDSNDSTTVDVGTNGHRTDGSSVSPR, from the coding sequence ACGCGCTCGCTCTGGGTTGGTGAGTATCCAGATGCACCCATGGATGGCCTTTTCGAGAACCTGTACTCGACTGCTGAAACCCGCTCGACAGATATCTCGATGCACATCCGCCCGCGGAATACGCAGGCCACGCTCAGCTCGCTGGAGAACAAGATCGAAGACCTGCAGGCGGATTTCGAGTATCTCTCCGAGAAACACCGGGCAGGTGCCCGAGGCATCAAAAAAGACCTCGAAGACCACCAGGACATGTACGACGTGTTGCGCAACACGTCGATGAAGGCCTTCGATACGTCAATGTACCTCACCGTTCGCGGGGATACTCGCGAGGAGATTCCCTCGGAAGGCGTCGTGAATACGGCCCAGCGCTCGCCGGCGAATCTAACGCCCGTGACGCCGCGGTGGTCACAACTGGAGACGCTCATTTCTGCGAGCCCGGTGGGGGTCAATCGCCTGAACGAGTCACTCGATGCCACCACGCCGATGCTCGGCGGTGCCGTTGGCGCCATGTTCCCTTTCGTCGCCGGTGCTGTTGCCGAACCCGGCATCGAATACGGGACGTATGCGTTGAATGAGAGTCCCCTGATTCTGGATCGCTTCAACCGCGAGACGGGCTACTGTACGATGGTGATCGGCAAACTCGGGGCTGGCAAGTCCTTCTCGACGAAGCTCCAGCTCGTCCGTCGGGCGATGTACGACGACGAGACACTGCTCATCATGCTCGACCCACTCGCCGGGTTTGCGGGTGTCAACGACGTCCTCGGCGGCGAGCGTATCACTGTTGGCGGGACGCGTGGATTCAATCCCCTGGAGTTACAGCCCACGCCGACAGACATCCTCAAAGCCGCTCCCGACCTGGACCCGTGGGGCGAGCAGATTGCGTGGGTGATGACCTTCTTCGATACGTTCTTCGCCCACGTTGCGAACAACCCGCTGAGCGAGCAGAAACAGACGCTTCGCCGGGCAATCCAGCAAGCCTACGAGAATCAGGGCATCACGCGTGACCCGGCAACGCACGACCGCGAGTCACCAACAGTCCGGGACGTTATCTCGGTGCTCGAAGACATGCTCGCGGACCCGGCCTCGTTCGGGTATGCCACGGCTGGCGAGCAAGAGAGCGTCAAAGACGATGCACAGTCGCTGTTGAAAGACCTCCGACCGTCATTCCGCGAGGACGGCGACCTGGCGAATCTGGCCGAGGCGACGGAGTTCGATTTCGACTCGAACGTGATGTATCTCGACTTGCACCAAGAGGAGGGCGCCCGTGGACGAACGGAGACCAGCCTGATGATGTCGGTGTTGTTCAACGCAGTCTACGAGCGTGCAAAACAGACGGAAAAGCGTGTCATCTTCGTCATCGACGAGGCGCACTATCTGATGAACGATGCCACCTCGTTAGAATTCCTGGAGACGGCCGTGCGCCACAGCCGCCATTACGACCTCTCTCTGCATTTCATCACGCAGACCGGTGGGGAGTTCGCACTGACGCCGGAAGCCCGGACCATTGCGAGTCTGTGCTCGATGACGCTCATTCATCGCGTCGATGAGGAGGCCGAGAAACTCGCGGAGTGGTTCGGGTTGAGCGAGCGGGAGGTGAATTGGGTGCGAACGGCGAAGGCAGGTAACGACGAAGACCAGTACTCAGAGGGCTTGCTCGGGATCGACGAAGAGGGCTGGTTTCCGTTGCGGATTCGCGCCAGTGCGTTCGAAGCTGCCGTTATCTCGGGTGAAGAACGGATCGAGGGGACTAGTGCGACTCCAACAGATTCGAACGACTCGACGACGGTGGACGTTGGGACGAACGGTCACCGGACCGATGGGTCGAGTGTCTCACCTCGGTGA
- a CDS encoding UPF0175 family protein has translation MKTVTTRIPEDDEEALAELEEEMSADRSEVLRRLIRQGLSDWRTERALDQLREHSITLRKAAELADVSYVEMLTLASEEGIDVGYTTNDLERDLDRI, from the coding sequence ATGAAGACGGTCACCACGCGCATCCCGGAAGACGACGAGGAGGCACTCGCCGAACTTGAGGAGGAGATGAGTGCCGACCGGTCGGAGGTGCTGCGCCGCCTGATCCGACAGGGACTCTCCGACTGGCGAACAGAGCGGGCACTCGACCAGCTCCGGGAGCACAGCATCACGCTACGGAAGGCAGCGGAACTCGCGGACGTATCGTACGTCGAGATGTTGACCCTCGCCTCTGAGGAAGGCATCGACGTTGGGTACACGACCAACGACCTCGAACGTGACCTCGACCGAATCTAA
- a CDS encoding nucleotidyltransferase domain-containing protein codes for MNSEAVQSRRAKEGSYVRLPVPLGDPEAFRHGATADVLHILVDNPDRDFTNRELHRVTGRGLSGVNAAVDALEALGVITVDRSGRANAVRMDPAMLVKSDDPVTTIPQPEYHAPVRAILTRLEEEIAADIGVVLFGSVARGTADRTSDIDLFVVVEEDRMQAQREAHAIEQEIADERFDGERYEAHIVVEPRESAATHDRIRDVLAEGLTLKDSPALDAVKQEVFDGGSA; via the coding sequence ATGAACTCTGAAGCGGTTCAAAGTAGACGGGCGAAGGAGGGATCGTACGTTCGCCTTCCCGTGCCACTCGGTGATCCAGAGGCGTTCCGGCACGGGGCAACTGCCGATGTCCTGCACATCCTCGTCGACAATCCAGATCGGGATTTCACAAACCGCGAACTGCATCGGGTGACGGGAAGAGGACTGAGTGGCGTGAATGCCGCTGTCGATGCCCTCGAGGCACTTGGCGTGATCACCGTCGATCGGTCCGGTCGGGCGAACGCCGTCCGGATGGATCCAGCAATGCTCGTCAAATCCGACGATCCCGTAACGACCATTCCCCAACCGGAGTACCACGCACCCGTCAGAGCGATTCTCACCCGACTCGAAGAGGAGATTGCCGCAGACATCGGCGTCGTCCTCTTTGGGAGCGTCGCGCGAGGTACTGCCGATCGGACAAGCGACATCGACCTGTTTGTCGTTGTCGAAGAAGACCGGATGCAGGCCCAGCGGGAGGCCCACGCGATCGAACAGGAGATCGCCGACGAGCGGTTCGACGGCGAGCGGTATGAAGCACACATCGTCGTCGAGCCCCGAGAGTCCGCCGCAACTCATGACCGAATCCGCGACGTGCTCGCCGAGGGACTGACGCTCAAAGACTCGCCGGCGCTCGACGCGGTGAAACAGGAGGTGTTCGACGGTGGGTCTGCGTGA
- a CDS encoding helix-turn-helix transcriptional regulator, whose product MERVPVVETAMNTCAIARSMVTNPSVDADDGLPLAALKRADALATLRDGSMTRRELMDTLDVSRTTIHRLVRALEAADLVDQQGNDFVLTVFGHTVAEEVSTYRRRISAASRMQPFLETVDAFPGEIELFAEATVTVTEPTNPYAPVERFINLVTASGTLRGFDTTAIAPIIVPDIREAILSGMETDMIYLPPVVESIVEEYPDDIAEVADSGRLTLSTHSNLPFGLAIFDDRIGLGGYDAETGMLRTFVDTDDDRARTWALDLYDEYREEATAKDLSQLVNA is encoded by the coding sequence ATGGAACGCGTTCCAGTTGTCGAAACAGCTATGAATACGTGCGCAATTGCTAGGTCAATGGTCACCAATCCGTCAGTGGATGCCGACGATGGGCTTCCGCTCGCGGCGCTCAAGCGGGCCGATGCACTCGCGACACTCCGCGACGGCTCGATGACCCGTCGAGAACTCATGGATACCCTCGATGTATCCAGAACCACGATACACCGACTGGTCCGGGCACTGGAGGCAGCTGATCTCGTCGACCAGCAGGGAAACGACTTCGTACTCACCGTCTTCGGTCACACCGTTGCCGAGGAGGTTAGCACCTACCGCCGACGGATCTCGGCCGCCAGTCGCATGCAGCCGTTTCTCGAAACGGTCGATGCTTTCCCGGGCGAAATCGAACTTTTTGCCGAGGCGACAGTGACTGTGACTGAGCCGACCAACCCGTACGCACCGGTCGAACGGTTCATCAACCTCGTCACCGCCTCGGGGACGCTTCGGGGCTTCGATACGACGGCAATCGCACCCATCATCGTCCCGGATATCCGCGAGGCGATACTGAGCGGGATGGAGACCGATATGATCTACCTGCCGCCTGTCGTCGAGTCGATCGTCGAGGAATACCCCGACGACATCGCCGAGGTAGCCGACAGTGGCCGTCTGACGCTCTCGACTCACTCGAACCTCCCGTTCGGACTTGCGATATTCGACGACCGAATCGGCCTCGGTGGCTACGACGCTGAGACGGGAATGCTACGGACCTTCGTCGATACCGACGACGACCGCGCCCGCACATGGGCACTCGATCTTTACGACGAGTATCGTGAAGAAGCGACCGCTAAAGACCTCTCGCAACTCGTGAACGCTTGA